The Epinephelus lanceolatus isolate andai-2023 chromosome 13, ASM4190304v1, whole genome shotgun sequence genomic interval CTTACGTTATCAGACTCATAAGATTAGTACAAGTTATTTGCTGCTTAATGTTTCGTCACCCAACTTTAAGGTCGCACTGTATATTTTGGTGTTATTGATGGAGGGCGTACGGCAAACTAATGAATCGTATCCTGATGATCGTCTGCTAAACCTATAAAAAACAGTGGCATCTAAACATTTAATACACTTATTAACGATAAGCATGACAAACAATACATACGGAACTAAACAAAACCAAATGTGATCAGTCAGCTTGTAACATACATTATCTTGTGACACATGTTACTTGCACAGTGGTATGGATGTGATACAGTGTGTTAAATATATATCCAATAGGCAAAACAGTACACTACGCAATCTAATACAGTGTCATGTAAACATAATTTAAGGAAGTGCCATAAACACTCATGACTTTTCATCTTAAAACAGGCAATAACACACATGATTTTCCACCATGGGTCCTGCAATGGAAGTGGGCCTGAGCCTGGAGCTCTGCAGTGGGACCTATTAGTCATATCACATACTGATTATCAGGTTTTTAAATAATCATCTTTGTAATCTCTGTTCTCCCCAGATTCTGTTGAGTCAGCACAAAGAGAAATCCGTTTCTTCTTCCCAGACTTCTGCGCAGAGGAGTGGATGGAGAAGGAGGAGCCATCGTTCAGATCAGGACAAATACATTACGACCATAAAAAACAGATCCACACACTTTCAACGCAAAGCTGACCCCCGAACTGCTATTATAGTTACTGCTTAAAAAAATCGCATGCTCTTACAAAAATGCAAGCTGCCAAAGAAGATGGTGTAATCCTCCCTGCTATATATAtaatgtgcatgtttttgtttgttaccACAGTTCTTCAAAGTGCTAATATGTTTactgtcccatgtttttttttttgtgagtaaAACAGAACCTGAAGATGGAAAGATAATGCAGCTTATGACGTCATGTAAAAGAAGGAccataaatgtttttgtttaatttattgtCATTAGAAAACACGAACGACTCAATAAGAAAATGTAACACGGTATCTTACAAAACGACACAAAACGTAGACAGACAACGTCTTCCATTGTCATCACAAACCTGCCCTGGGCTTCACTCTAAGTAGTTCAATCATCACAATCATTGTCAGTTTCCTGAGCCTTACTGATTGTAGCACAGCAGCAACTACATGTTGTTTCAATGTCAGATAACAAAACTATATGTAGCTTGAGAATATTCGATAATGTTAAATAATACTGTAGCTCTACACATATATTTATCCTCATCTTAAAATAGGGGTGAGAAGGCTTTTTAGATTCTAGGTCACTTGAGAGATTTGAAATGTGCCATGCTTGTTTCCTGCCTGCTGATATATACTGTgaatgtttcttttgttttttggtttgatACTGTAAAATGTCATGGTTTGTATTTTCCGACCAACCTACAGTTTTGCATGTCAGCGTCGTTTACGAAGTACAGTAAGACATTCTCGGAACAAGCACCATAGAAGTACATGTTACAGTATTAAATACAATACGGCCtagttcaactttttttttttttttttgatatgaCAATCTAAATTTTATAGTTCAGTGTCTCGTCCTTCTTGTGCTTCCATCAGCCATCAAACCATAAAATATTTTACCACAAATTTATCTTCATTTTTCTTTGGCTTCTTCCCACCTCCCCTGCACTCAAGTGTTTTGTGTGGCCACCTGTTTGAGGCTCTCCACAGGCTTCATGACCTCATAGGTGGTGAGGGACTTCTTCACCTTCCCGTTCTTGTCCACCTGGTGGATgctctgtgtcactgtgatgGTCACCTGCTTGGTCGACATCCGATTGTCTTGCCATTTTGTCTGAGAgtggtgaaaaataaaagatgtgACATTGTAAAAATAGTCAGTTAACAATCATGTACGAAGAAAAACCTttaaataaatgacttaaacaACTGTCCTATTGTTAGAGCtctttcataaaaaaataaaacaatagtCGCACCTCTCTCCAACATGTAGGTCTCCCACAGCTCATTACTTTCACTCGATAAAAGAAAAGATGCTGTGATTTTTTAAACTAGGAGAGGGTCTTACAATCTCTTCAGTGTGTAGAACGCTTCTGCGCTGCACTGTGGTGCCAGATGATGGTAACATCGCGTCCTTGGATGGAGAGCCCAGTATTGCAGGGGGAGTGCTGGGTTTCACATCATTCAGACTGGCTTCAGACACGGCTGAACAGACCTTTAGGTACGCCTGAGCGGGAAGAGGGAGGCCATCCTCGAAGAAATCTGGAGCTGGAACGACACAAAACATCAGCCTTGTCTGAAAGTTGGATTTTGATTACTTCACAACACTACTTGAAATCAACAAAATATCAGCAAGGTAAGAGCACAAGTGAACATTCTAGATTATAAAGGCCCTGTCACTCATGGATGTGTGAGGCTCATCAGTGATTGAACTAATATGGTTTTAAAAGGAGCTCTTTTTTCACATTCAGAGTACTAATATAGCATCAAACAGCTATtagctatgtaaagatataatggagtaatggcgtcctgagcagagaatgaagccTCAGTGCCTCTGCATGCgttgtaatccaagcttctctgttctttgttgtggtagccGGTCCggccacttgtgtgtgtgtgtgtgtgtgtgtgtgtgtgtgtgtgtattccacAGGCTAGCTAATCACTgccgctctgcactgcactcattcTGCAGTTACAGCTGTAATCGGGATGGCGCCATCATGGAAGCATAAAGCTGACCCTCCGTCCTCCCCAGGTTTGCACTgctagctctgtcagcactgtttgaGCCGTAAgtaccgttagctgctagccactggctcagccacctccatgttgagagccatgtggaGACAATCTAATTCATAGTTTCCACCAAACGCTTTCCGTAAAcataaaatttcagaaaacttgtaatacaaaaaataactgTCTTAATGTAAGAAATCAACTGGGGAATGGTCATGGTGATGTCAAtgagttattttttttgtcttcaccTGTAGTGTCTTATTTTTTGCCTAAAAATTAATTGAATTTCACAATACATATCTTGAAAGGCCATTttcttaaaattatttttttcttagtcTAAACCAAACTTTACAGTTTTACTCCTGTCTATATTCTGAATGTTTTTACAGAGGGATATATTCACATATCATTCACAGCCCGATTTGTAAAACAATTTATTCCTAAAAACATGTCTAAAATCAAGTTTTTATGGTAGTTGAGAGTATGTTATGATTTatggagtaaaaaaaaactaaaattccCTCTGTAAAAACTTTTGACTCCAACatgtcaacaaaatgaaacaagaattttGAAACTGACTTTATCCattgttcagatttttgttcTGAAATGTTATGCAAAGAAGTGCATATTCAATTACAGGTTAACTGATGTATTCCAACCCTGCTAATAAAACTATTATCACACTGTTTATGATTTGTGTGGCGTAGAAGTGGGTAATTTGTAAATCAAACCGCATTACTCACAGGTCGGAGCTTGCTGATAGCTTACAGGTGCATTAGTGCCACCACTGAACTAATCTGACTACAGTGTGCAGCAGTGAAGTGTCATGAATTATggaaaacaatgaaaatcaCTCTGAAGAGGTGTCTGCTGTGAACGTCAAGTGTGGGTCAA includes:
- the baalcb gene encoding brain and acute leukemia cytoplasmic protein; amino-acid sequence: MGCGGSRTDALEPRYLESWTKETESTWLTGTDTDIPLSSIQSIPSENSEAGFASEKTISPAPDFFEDGLPLPAQAYLKVCSAVSEASLNDVKPSTPPAILGSPSKDAMLPSSGTTVQRRSVLHTEEITKWQDNRMSTKQVTITVTQSIHQVDKNGKVKKSLTTYEVMKPVESLKQVATQNT